A single genomic interval of Lysobacter avium harbors:
- the lpxK gene encoding tetraacyldisaccharide 4'-kinase, which produces MSTGPARRREHQPAYWYSDLPVPLFASALAWLYGILTGMRRWSYRVGLLRRRHPGVPVLVVGNITAGGAGKTPLTIALAMRLQQEGWTPGIASRGYGRTDAGSPVWVEAATAPNVGGDEPVLMARRTGVKLRADRDRAAAAAALAKAGCDIILCDDGLQHYRLKRDIEIEVVDGARRYGNGRLLPAGPLRELPPRGNACDFRVINVANAPVSDVNGTGFGEWPMRLASHDAVPVLGGRPRPLSAFAGHRVHAVAGIGNPERFFAMLRALDIAVVPHAFADHHRYRAEDFQFGSPLPVLMTEKDAVKCAGFATDAFFSVPVSAELPEGFWVSLLDRIGQVGKT; this is translated from the coding sequence ATGAGCACAGGCCCCGCTCGTCGGCGCGAGCATCAGCCGGCGTACTGGTACAGCGATCTTCCGGTGCCGCTGTTTGCGAGTGCGCTGGCGTGGCTGTACGGAATCCTTACCGGCATGCGGCGCTGGTCCTACCGTGTGGGCCTGTTGCGGCGCCGCCATCCGGGCGTGCCGGTGCTGGTGGTGGGCAACATCACCGCCGGTGGCGCAGGCAAGACTCCGTTGACCATCGCGCTGGCAATGCGGCTGCAGCAGGAGGGGTGGACGCCGGGTATTGCCAGCCGCGGTTACGGCCGCACCGACGCGGGATCACCGGTGTGGGTGGAGGCGGCCACCGCGCCGAACGTAGGCGGCGACGAGCCGGTACTGATGGCGCGTCGTACCGGTGTCAAGCTGCGCGCCGATCGTGACCGGGCGGCAGCGGCGGCCGCGCTGGCAAAGGCCGGCTGCGACATCATCCTGTGCGATGACGGCCTGCAGCACTACCGGCTCAAGCGCGATATCGAGATCGAGGTGGTCGACGGTGCGCGCCGTTATGGCAATGGCCGCCTGCTTCCTGCCGGACCGCTGCGCGAGCTGCCGCCACGCGGTAATGCCTGCGACTTCCGTGTCATCAACGTGGCCAATGCGCCCGTCAGCGACGTCAATGGCACGGGGTTTGGCGAATGGCCGATGCGGCTGGCCAGCCACGATGCCGTGCCCGTGCTGGGGGGCAGGCCGCGTCCGTTGTCGGCTTTTGCCGGGCATCGCGTGCACGCGGTGGCCGGAATCGGCAATCCCGAGCGTTTCTTCGCGATGCTGCGGGCGCTGGACATCGCGGTGGTGCCGCATGCCTTTGCCGACCACCACCGCTATCGTGCCGAGGACTTCCAGTTCGGCAGTCCACTGCCGGTGCTGATGACCGAGAAGGACGCGGTCAAGTGCGCCGGGTTCGCGACCGATGCGTTCTTCAGCGTCCCGGTCAGTGCGGAGTTGCCTGAAGGGTTCTGGGTGTCACTGCTGGATCGGATCGGGCAGGTGGGCAAAACATGA
- a CDS encoding succinate dehydrogenase iron-sulfur subunit: protein MADFNLPKNSTIQKGKHYETPGAQQPRTFRVYRWNPEDDQNPRVDTYEVDMASCGPMVLDALIKIKNEIDPTLTFRRSCREGICGSCAMNIDGSNWLACTKAIEDCGSGDVPIYPLPAMEVVKDLVPDLTHFYAQYASIKPWIRTASPEPSDRERLQSPEDRKKLDGLYECILCACCTAGCPSHWWNGDRYLGPAVLLQAYRWIVDSRDEDTGARLDDLEDPFKLYRCHTILNCTRTCPKGLNPARAIAEIKKLMVARRT, encoded by the coding sequence ATGGCCGATTTCAACCTTCCAAAAAACTCGACAATCCAGAAGGGCAAGCACTACGAGACGCCCGGGGCCCAGCAGCCGCGTACGTTCCGGGTCTACCGCTGGAATCCCGAGGATGACCAGAACCCGCGCGTGGACACCTACGAGGTGGACATGGCGAGCTGCGGACCGATGGTTCTGGACGCGCTGATCAAGATCAAGAACGAGATCGACCCGACCCTGACCTTCCGCCGCTCCTGTCGCGAAGGGATCTGCGGATCGTGCGCGATGAATATCGACGGCAGCAATTGGCTGGCGTGCACCAAGGCGATCGAAGATTGCGGCAGCGGCGACGTGCCGATCTATCCGTTGCCTGCGATGGAGGTGGTCAAGGACCTGGTTCCCGACCTCACCCATTTCTACGCCCAGTACGCGTCGATCAAGCCGTGGATCCGGACCGCGAGCCCGGAGCCCAGCGATCGCGAGCGCCTGCAGTCGCCGGAGGATCGCAAGAAGCTCGACGGCCTGTACGAGTGCATCCTGTGCGCCTGCTGCACCGCCGGTTGCCCCAGTCACTGGTGGAATGGCGATCGCTACCTCGGCCCGGCCGTCCTGCTGCAGGCCTATCGCTGGATCGTCGACAGTCGCGACGAGGATACCGGCGCGCGCCTGGACGACCTGGAAGACCCGTTCAAACTGTACCGCTGCCACACTATCCTCAACTGCACGAGGACCTGCCCGAAGGGGCTGAACCCGGCCCGCGCGATTGCCGAGATCAAAAAGCTGATGGTCGCGCGCCGGACCTGA
- the sdhA gene encoding succinate dehydrogenase flavoprotein subunit, with the protein MPAYKIQEHKFDMVVVGAGGAGLRATFGLAQKGLKTACITKVFPTRSHTVAAQGGIAGALGNMGEDDWRYHFYDTVKGSDWLGDQDAIEYMCREAIPAIVELEHQGVPFSRTPEGKIYQRPFGGMTTKYGEGPPAQRTCAAADRTGHAILHTLYQQSLAHHAEFFIEYFALDLIMDADGVCRGVLALDMAEGTLHLFRSQGTVLATGGYGRAYFSATSAHTCTGDGNGMALRAGLALQDMEFVQFHPTGIYGAGCLITEGVRGEGGILRNASGERFMERYAPSAKDLASRDVVSRAMTMEIREGRGVGEHKDHMLLDLTHLGPEVIHEKLPGIAESARIFANVDVEKQPIPVIPTVHYNMGGVPTNYHGEVVQLKNGDPDAVVPGLYAIGEAACVSVHGANRLGSNSLLDLVVFGRAVANRCAETLTPGAKHPDLPADACDASLAHLDKLRNANGSTPTAVIRDQMQRAMQADAAVFRTEETLAEGVGRIREIRASFEDVKVSDRSLIWNSDLVETFELSNLLGQALSTIVCAENRTESRGAHARDDYPERDDANWHKHSLCWVDEAGNTKIDYRPVHMYTLTDDVDVVPPAKRVY; encoded by the coding sequence GTGCCGGCTTACAAGATCCAGGAACACAAATTCGACATGGTCGTGGTGGGCGCCGGCGGCGCCGGGCTGCGCGCGACCTTCGGTCTTGCCCAGAAGGGCCTCAAGACGGCGTGTATCACCAAGGTCTTCCCGACCCGCTCACACACGGTGGCCGCGCAAGGTGGCATCGCCGGCGCGCTGGGCAACATGGGCGAGGACGACTGGCGCTACCATTTCTATGACACTGTGAAGGGCTCGGACTGGCTGGGCGACCAGGACGCGATCGAATACATGTGCCGTGAGGCCATCCCGGCGATCGTCGAACTTGAGCACCAGGGCGTTCCGTTCTCGCGTACACCCGAGGGCAAGATCTACCAGCGTCCCTTTGGGGGCATGACCACCAAATACGGCGAGGGCCCGCCCGCCCAGCGGACCTGCGCTGCTGCCGACCGCACCGGCCACGCGATCCTGCACACGCTTTACCAGCAGTCACTGGCGCACCATGCCGAGTTCTTTATCGAGTACTTCGCGCTGGACCTGATCATGGATGCGGACGGCGTTTGCCGCGGCGTCCTGGCGCTGGACATGGCCGAAGGCACGCTGCACCTGTTCCGTTCCCAGGGCACGGTGCTGGCGACCGGCGGTTACGGCCGCGCGTATTTCTCGGCGACTTCCGCGCACACTTGCACCGGCGACGGCAATGGCATGGCGCTGCGAGCCGGGCTCGCGCTGCAGGACATGGAGTTCGTGCAGTTCCACCCGACCGGCATCTACGGTGCGGGCTGCCTGATCACCGAAGGCGTCCGCGGCGAAGGCGGCATCCTGCGCAACGCCAGTGGCGAGCGTTTCATGGAGCGCTACGCGCCATCGGCGAAGGACCTGGCCTCGCGCGACGTGGTCAGCCGCGCGATGACGATGGAAATCCGCGAAGGCCGGGGCGTTGGCGAGCACAAGGACCACATGCTGCTCGATCTGACCCACCTGGGCCCGGAAGTGATCCACGAGAAGCTGCCCGGCATCGCCGAGTCGGCGCGCATTTTCGCCAACGTCGATGTGGAAAAGCAGCCGATTCCGGTCATCCCGACCGTGCACTACAACATGGGCGGCGTGCCGACCAACTACCACGGCGAAGTCGTGCAGTTGAAGAACGGCGATCCCGATGCGGTGGTTCCCGGCCTGTATGCCATCGGCGAGGCGGCTTGCGTGTCGGTGCACGGCGCCAACCGCTTGGGCTCCAACTCGCTGCTCGACCTGGTGGTGTTCGGTCGCGCGGTCGCGAACCGCTGCGCCGAGACGCTCACTCCCGGCGCGAAGCATCCCGACCTGCCGGCCGACGCCTGTGACGCATCGTTGGCGCATCTGGACAAGCTGCGCAACGCCAATGGCAGCACACCGACCGCAGTCATCCGCGATCAGATGCAGCGTGCGATGCAGGCTGACGCTGCGGTGTTCCGCACCGAGGAAACGCTGGCGGAGGGCGTGGGCCGGATCCGTGAGATCCGGGCCTCTTTCGAAGACGTCAAGGTCAGCGATCGCTCCCTGATCTGGAACTCCGACCTGGTGGAAACCTTCGAACTGTCGAACCTGCTGGGCCAGGCGCTGTCGACGATCGTCTGCGCGGAGAACCGCACCGAGTCACGCGGCGCCCATGCGCGCGACGACTATCCGGAGCGCGACGATGCGAACTGGCACAAGCACTCGCTGTGCTGGGTCGACGAAGCGGGCAATACGAAGATCGACTATCGGCCGGTGCACATGTACACGCTGACGGACGACGTGGACGTGGTCCCGCCTGCAAAGCGGGTCTACTGA
- the sdhD gene encoding succinate dehydrogenase, hydrophobic membrane anchor protein, whose amino-acid sequence MNSNDLQGDLRNPLKRARGLGSAKEGTGHFIVQRVTAIALVFLSLYVVYLLLSLVGADYSSVRAAVASPFNAVLLIAFLIASFWHAKLGLQVVFEDYVHTGWLQVTIQLAIIFICVLAALASVFAVIRIAFGG is encoded by the coding sequence ATGAACAGCAATGACCTGCAGGGTGACCTGCGTAATCCGCTCAAGCGCGCGCGCGGCCTCGGTTCGGCGAAGGAAGGGACCGGGCACTTCATCGTCCAGCGCGTCACCGCGATTGCGCTGGTGTTCCTGTCGCTCTATGTGGTCTACCTGCTGCTGTCGCTGGTGGGCGCCGATTACTCCAGCGTCCGCGCCGCGGTTGCGTCACCGTTCAATGCAGTGCTGCTGATCGCATTCCTGATCGCCTCCTTCTGGCACGCCAAGCTCGGCCTGCAGGTTGTGTTCGAAGACTACGTGCACACCGGCTGGCTGCAGGTCACCATCCAGCTTGCCATCATCTTCATCTGCGTACTCGCGGCACTTGCCAGCGTGTTCGCGGTCATTCGCATCGCGTTCGGGGGCTGA
- a CDS encoding lipoprotein-releasing ABC transporter permease subunit produces the protein MFKPIPVAIGLRYLRAKRRNGFISFISLASILGIALGVAALITTLAVMSGFQQEIRDRMLQMAAHATVSAFGEPLDNWQQAVDLALTDPRVAGAAPYVEKEALLNGPRQQPAMVRGVVPADERTVSVLGDKMVAGTLESLVPGEFNIVLGRELAAWLGVGVGDKVVMTIAEFNSTPVGAMPRVKRFTVSGIFEVGYNEYDRSMAFTSMPDMQRLMRLQDGVTGVRLRLVDMNQAWDVARDLATKLGGLQVSDWTTDNANMFRALKMEKTLMAILLSLIIAMGAFNLVSSQVMLVTDKQADIAIMRTFGLSPRGVMQVFMVQGSLIGVIGTVLGVVGGIVLTLNLENILFAIERVFGVSLLPEDVYYITGLPTDLKPEDVLSITAVALVMAFLATIYPAWRAARTPPAEALRYE, from the coding sequence ATGTTCAAACCCATTCCCGTCGCCATCGGCCTGCGCTACCTCCGCGCCAAGCGCCGCAATGGTTTCATCTCGTTTATTTCCCTGGCGTCCATCCTTGGCATCGCCCTGGGTGTGGCGGCGTTGATCACCACCCTGGCAGTGATGAGCGGCTTCCAGCAGGAGATCCGTGACCGCATGCTGCAGATGGCGGCGCATGCGACCGTCAGTGCTTTTGGCGAACCGCTGGACAATTGGCAGCAGGCGGTGGACCTGGCGCTGACCGATCCGCGGGTCGCCGGTGCCGCGCCGTATGTGGAAAAGGAAGCGCTGCTAAACGGTCCCCGCCAGCAGCCGGCGATGGTCCGCGGCGTGGTTCCCGCTGACGAGCGCACGGTGTCGGTGCTGGGCGACAAGATGGTGGCGGGCACGCTGGAATCGCTGGTGCCGGGCGAGTTCAACATCGTACTGGGCCGCGAGCTGGCCGCATGGCTGGGTGTTGGCGTGGGCGACAAGGTGGTCATGACGATCGCGGAGTTCAACAGCACGCCGGTCGGGGCGATGCCACGGGTAAAACGCTTCACCGTCAGCGGCATCTTCGAGGTTGGTTACAACGAGTACGACCGCAGCATGGCTTTCACCAGCATGCCCGACATGCAGCGCCTGATGCGCCTTCAGGATGGTGTGACCGGGGTGCGCTTGCGTCTGGTCGACATGAACCAGGCCTGGGATGTCGCCCGTGATCTGGCCACCAAGCTGGGCGGTCTTCAGGTCAGCGACTGGACCACCGACAACGCCAATATGTTCCGCGCGTTGAAAATGGAGAAGACCCTGATGGCGATCCTGCTCTCACTGATCATCGCAATGGGCGCCTTCAACCTTGTCTCCTCCCAGGTGATGCTGGTGACGGACAAGCAGGCCGATATTGCGATCATGCGCACCTTCGGTCTGTCGCCCAGAGGGGTGATGCAGGTATTCATGGTGCAGGGCAGCCTGATCGGCGTGATCGGCACCGTGCTCGGCGTCGTCGGCGGGATCGTGTTGACCCTGAACCTGGAAAATATCCTGTTTGCGATCGAGCGGGTATTTGGCGTCAGCCTGTTGCCGGAGGATGTCTACTACATCACCGGCCTGCCGACAGACCTCAAGCCAGAGGATGTGCTTTCCATTACCGCAGTGGCGCTGGTGATGGCGTTCCTGGCCACCATCTACCCCGCGTGGCGAGCGGCGCGGACCCCTCCGGCGGAGGCGCTGCGCTATGAATGA
- a CDS encoding FAD assembly factor SdhE, with the protein MQLSPEDEVELRRLRWKCRRGMRELDQLFGRFLDREWRQASVGDRAVFLRLLECEDDKLWHWFMGHEVPPDAELAALVSAIRQLPP; encoded by the coding sequence ATGCAACTTAGCCCGGAAGATGAGGTGGAGCTGCGCCGGCTGCGCTGGAAATGCAGGCGTGGCATGCGTGAGCTGGACCAGCTGTTTGGCCGCTTTCTGGACCGTGAATGGCGGCAGGCATCGGTAGGTGATCGGGCGGTTTTCCTACGCCTGCTGGAATGCGAGGACGATAAGCTCTGGCACTGGTTCATGGGTCATGAGGTCCCGCCGGATGCCGAACTCGCAGCGCTCGTCAGCGCCATCCGCCAGTTGCCGCCTTGA
- the kdsB gene encoding 3-deoxy-manno-octulosonate cytidylyltransferase — MSTATDKATGDALDFVVAIPARHDATRLPGKPLRLIAGEPMVLHVARRALAAGAREVWVAADDVRIAEALQGAGVQVAMTSAAHASGTDRLAECARIAGWGDDTIVVNLQGDEPFAPAAGIGAVAALLAGSGAEMATLAAPIDDVETLLDPNAVKLVRATGGDALYFSRAPVPWPRQAFTSDCTRMPEGGPWLRHIGIYAYRAGFLQRFAAMPPGRLEQIELLEQLRALEAGHRIAVALTPEPFPPGVDTAEDLARAEALMQAR; from the coding sequence ATGAGTACGGCGACCGACAAGGCGACGGGCGACGCCCTCGACTTCGTTGTCGCTATCCCGGCGCGCCACGACGCAACCCGTCTGCCCGGCAAGCCACTGCGCTTGATAGCGGGCGAACCGATGGTGCTGCACGTCGCCCGCCGCGCGCTGGCGGCGGGGGCACGCGAGGTCTGGGTCGCTGCGGATGACGTGCGCATTGCCGAGGCGCTGCAGGGCGCGGGCGTGCAGGTGGCGATGACATCCGCGGCGCACGCGTCCGGCACCGATCGTCTCGCCGAGTGCGCACGCATCGCCGGCTGGGGCGATGACACGATCGTGGTGAACCTGCAGGGCGACGAGCCCTTCGCGCCCGCTGCGGGGATTGGCGCGGTGGCTGCGCTGCTCGCCGGCAGCGGCGCGGAAATGGCGACCCTGGCGGCGCCGATTGATGACGTCGAAACGTTGCTGGATCCGAACGCGGTCAAGCTGGTGCGCGCGACGGGCGGCGACGCGCTCTACTTCAGCCGTGCGCCGGTGCCGTGGCCGCGCCAGGCATTTACCAGCGATTGCACGCGGATGCCCGAAGGCGGTCCGTGGCTGCGGCATATCGGAATTTACGCGTATCGGGCCGGGTTCCTGCAGCGTTTCGCGGCCATGCCACCGGGCCGCCTGGAGCAGATCGAACTGCTGGAGCAGCTGCGCGCACTCGAGGCCGGGCACCGCATTGCAGTGGCGCTGACGCCCGAACCCTTCCCGCCCGGTGTGGATACGGCCGAAGACCTTGCCCGGGCCGAGGCATTGATGCAGGCACGCTAG
- the msbA gene encoding lipid A export permease/ATP-binding protein MsbA yields the protein MTEATSPWQIYRRLLTLSTPYRALLGVGLVGMVIEALAGGGFTWLMRPIINQTFIARDAAASLVLPLAIVGLFVARGVAGYLTDISMARAGRSIARDLRVQVLGKYLRLPGQRFDAEPVPSMLIKLSSDSDQVAQAAIDAMKVMLQQSLQAIVMVGVMLWTSWQVTILILILAPPLGWVMDKVGRRYRRVSHRIQESGAQLLQSADQALANQQEVKVYGAQGVELERYTDQANHHLKLSMKVESTRSISSALVQLMGAVGLAMLLFFAGREAQAGRMDAGSFVVLMTSMMAIIPALKQLTNVQGMLQRGVASAQRLFDVIDADDEPDTGTQPLRRARGKIEFRDVCARYPGQASNALTDVSFVATPGTVTAIVGRSGSGKSTLIKLIPRFYEVESGQILVDDQPLDVYPLADLRRQIALVGQHVMLFDGTIAANVAYGELEQPPADRLEAAIRGANAAEFVERLPGGVDSPIGAKGSSLSGGQRQRLAIARAMLKDAPILILDEATAALDTESERLVQDALERLMPDRTTLVIAHRLSTIEHADQVLVLDEGRIVERGTHDELLARDGLYAHLHRMQFREPQ from the coding sequence GTGACGGAAGCCACCTCGCCCTGGCAGATCTACCGGCGGCTGCTGACCTTGTCGACGCCGTATCGGGCCCTGCTCGGGGTCGGTCTGGTGGGAATGGTGATCGAGGCGCTGGCGGGGGGCGGCTTCACCTGGCTGATGCGCCCGATCATCAACCAGACCTTTATCGCCAGGGACGCCGCGGCCAGTCTGGTGCTGCCGCTGGCGATCGTGGGCCTGTTCGTGGCTCGCGGCGTTGCCGGTTACCTGACCGACATCAGCATGGCCCGGGCGGGCCGCAGCATTGCCCGCGACCTGCGCGTCCAGGTGCTGGGCAAGTACCTGCGACTGCCCGGCCAGCGCTTCGATGCCGAGCCGGTCCCCTCGATGCTGATCAAGCTCAGCTCCGACAGTGACCAGGTCGCGCAGGCGGCCATCGATGCGATGAAGGTCATGCTGCAGCAGTCCCTGCAGGCCATCGTGATGGTCGGAGTGATGCTGTGGACCAGTTGGCAGGTCACGATCCTGATCCTGATCCTTGCGCCGCCGCTGGGGTGGGTGATGGACAAGGTCGGCCGGCGCTACCGGCGGGTCAGCCACCGCATCCAGGAAAGCGGCGCGCAGCTGCTGCAGTCGGCCGACCAGGCCTTGGCGAACCAGCAGGAGGTCAAGGTCTACGGCGCGCAGGGAGTGGAGCTGGAACGTTATACCGATCAGGCCAACCACCATCTGAAGCTGAGCATGAAGGTGGAGTCCACCCGCAGCATCTCGTCGGCGCTGGTGCAGTTGATGGGCGCGGTGGGCCTGGCGATGCTGCTGTTCTTTGCCGGCCGCGAAGCGCAGGCGGGGCGGATGGATGCAGGCAGCTTCGTGGTCCTGATGACCTCGATGATGGCGATCATCCCGGCCCTGAAGCAGCTCACCAACGTGCAGGGCATGCTCCAGCGCGGTGTCGCATCGGCGCAGCGCCTGTTTGATGTCATCGATGCCGACGATGAGCCCGACACCGGGACGCAGCCCCTCCGGCGCGCCCGCGGCAAGATCGAATTCCGCGACGTGTGTGCGCGCTATCCCGGCCAGGCCAGCAACGCCCTCACCGATGTCAGTTTCGTGGCCACGCCCGGCACGGTGACGGCGATCGTCGGCCGGTCGGGGAGTGGCAAATCGACCCTGATCAAGCTGATCCCGCGGTTCTATGAGGTCGAGTCCGGCCAGATACTGGTGGACGACCAACCCCTGGACGTCTATCCGCTGGCGGACCTGCGTCGGCAGATCGCCCTGGTCGGCCAGCACGTGATGCTGTTTGACGGCACCATCGCGGCGAACGTGGCTTACGGAGAGCTCGAGCAGCCTCCGGCCGATCGCCTGGAGGCGGCGATACGCGGTGCCAACGCGGCCGAGTTCGTTGAGCGCCTGCCGGGCGGTGTCGACAGCCCGATTGGTGCCAAGGGCAGCAGCCTCTCGGGTGGCCAGCGCCAGCGCCTGGCGATCGCCAGGGCGATGTTGAAGGACGCGCCGATCCTGATCCTTGACGAGGCAACCGCCGCCCTGGATACCGAGTCGGAACGACTGGTACAGGACGCTTTGGAGCGACTGATGCCTGACCGCACCACACTGGTGATCGCCCACCGCCTGTCGACCATCGAGCACGCCGACCAGGTGCTGGTGCTTGACGAGGGCCGGATCGTCGAGCGCGGCACCCACGACGAGCTGCTGGCGCGCGACGGACTGTACGCCCACCTGCACCGCATGCAGTTCCGGGAGCCGCAATGA
- the sdhC gene encoding succinate dehydrogenase, cytochrome b556 subunit → MASRQRPISPHIQVYRWQVQMVTSILHRATGIVLVAGSLLFVWGLWALAAGPEQWSDFSGFARSIPGFVVLFGWSWAFAYHLANGIRHVLQDAGWGFQIPDFIRNSWTTIIVSLVITALLWFAAMQQWGGA, encoded by the coding sequence ATGGCCAGTCGCCAACGTCCCATATCACCGCACATCCAGGTCTACCGCTGGCAGGTCCAGATGGTCACCTCGATCCTCCATCGCGCCACCGGCATCGTCCTCGTTGCCGGCAGCCTGTTGTTTGTCTGGGGCCTGTGGGCGCTCGCGGCAGGTCCCGAGCAATGGTCGGATTTCAGCGGATTTGCGCGCTCGATTCCCGGTTTCGTGGTGCTGTTCGGTTGGAGCTGGGCGTTTGCGTATCACCTTGCCAACGGCATCCGCCATGTGCTCCAGGACGCCGGCTGGGGCTTCCAGATTCCTGATTTCATCCGCAACAGCTGGACCACGATCATTGTCAGCTTGGTGATCACCGCGCTGCTGTGGTTCGCGGCCATGCAGCAATGGGGTGGTGCATGA
- the lolD gene encoding lipoprotein-releasing ABC transporter ATP-binding protein LolD, protein MNEPVWQPGDDVVLGCTGLGMVYAEGKMRTPVFDGLELEVRKGETVAIVGASGAGKSTLLHLLGGLDTPTAGDVYVDGHWMSALSDTARGQLRNRALGFVYQFHHLLPEFTALENVMLPVLLGGEKVATARDRARDLLESVGLGHRLEHKPGELSGGERQRAAVARALVNRPACVLGDEPTGNLDEKTAAHVFEQMLELNREHRTSLVLVTHDRRLASRLDRVLELHQGRLRELVVSDM, encoded by the coding sequence ATGAATGAGCCTGTCTGGCAACCCGGCGACGACGTGGTACTCGGGTGCACCGGCCTGGGCATGGTCTATGCCGAGGGCAAGATGCGCACCCCTGTGTTCGATGGTCTGGAGCTGGAGGTCCGCAAGGGCGAGACGGTCGCGATTGTCGGCGCGTCGGGAGCAGGCAAGAGCACACTGTTGCACCTGCTTGGTGGGCTGGACACCCCGACCGCCGGTGATGTCTATGTCGACGGGCACTGGATGAGTGCGCTGTCGGATACGGCGCGTGGGCAATTGCGCAACCGGGCGCTGGGGTTTGTCTACCAGTTCCACCACCTGCTGCCGGAGTTCACCGCGCTGGAGAACGTGATGTTGCCGGTGTTGCTGGGCGGCGAGAAGGTGGCGACGGCACGCGACCGGGCGCGGGACCTGCTGGAGTCGGTTGGGTTGGGGCACCGTCTGGAGCACAAGCCAGGCGAACTCTCGGGCGGTGAGCGCCAGCGAGCGGCGGTGGCGCGCGCGCTTGTCAATCGTCCTGCGTGCGTCCTCGGGGATGAACCGACGGGCAATCTGGATGAGAAAACCGCGGCGCACGTGTTCGAGCAGATGCTCGAGCTCAACCGGGAGCACCGCACGAGCCTGGTCCTTGTAACCCATGACAGGCGTCTGGCAAGCCGTTTGGACCGCGTGCTGGAATTGCACCAGGGCCGGCTGCGCGAACTGGTGGTAAGCGATATGTAA
- a CDS encoding MotA/TolQ/ExbB proton channel family protein, whose protein sequence is MLELVKAGGWPMIPILMLSALAVALIVERAWTLRRAHVLPPGLGNEVRTWASGGALDPAHIDSLRATSPLGELLAAALDVRDRPREQIRERIEDVGRHLVHKMERYLNTLGSVASAGPLLGLFGTVVGMIQLFLGILDHGIGDVNQLAGGIGKALVCTAAGMVVAIPALMAHRWYRGRIAGYIVEMEHEAIQLLDTLEKTRPVAPAVKAQLRTPALVD, encoded by the coding sequence GTGCTGGAACTGGTCAAGGCGGGTGGGTGGCCGATGATTCCTATCCTGATGCTGTCGGCGCTGGCCGTGGCGCTGATCGTGGAGCGTGCGTGGACGCTGCGACGCGCACATGTCCTGCCGCCGGGTCTGGGCAACGAGGTTCGCACCTGGGCCAGCGGTGGGGCCCTCGACCCGGCCCACATCGACTCACTGCGGGCAACATCGCCGCTGGGCGAATTGCTGGCCGCGGCCCTGGACGTGCGTGACCGACCGCGCGAGCAGATCCGCGAGCGTATCGAGGATGTCGGTCGCCATCTTGTGCACAAGATGGAGCGCTACCTGAACACGCTGGGCTCGGTAGCCTCTGCAGGACCACTGCTCGGCCTGTTTGGCACCGTGGTGGGCATGATCCAGCTGTTCCTGGGCATCCTCGACCACGGCATAGGCGACGTGAACCAGCTGGCTGGCGGAATAGGCAAGGCGCTGGTCTGCACCGCGGCGGGCATGGTGGTCGCCATTCCCGCGCTGATGGCGCATCGCTGGTACCGCGGCCGCATCGCCGGTTACATCGTCGAGATGGAGCACGAGGCGATCCAGCTGCTGGACACCCTGGAAAAGACGCGCCCCGTCGCGCCGGCGGTGAAAGCGCAGCTGCGCACTCCCGCATTGGTGGACTGA
- a CDS encoding ExbD/TolR family protein codes for MRIRDQRADDEPEISLVPLIDVILVMIIFFVVTATFDARSVIQLELPRATGEQVEATQPLVVLVNADGRYFVDDREVLRNDVDSLKATLAEVAGTERERPVMLRADARTPYQAVVTVYDALGQLGFRRIMTATASPEADAAGEDVRR; via the coding sequence ATGCGCATCCGCGACCAACGGGCCGATGACGAACCGGAGATCAGCCTCGTTCCGCTGATCGACGTGATTCTGGTGATGATCATCTTTTTCGTGGTCACCGCCACGTTCGACGCGCGCTCGGTAATCCAGCTTGAACTGCCGCGTGCGACCGGCGAGCAGGTGGAGGCGACCCAACCGCTGGTGGTGCTGGTGAACGCGGACGGGCGCTACTTCGTTGATGACCGCGAGGTGTTGCGCAACGACGTCGATTCGTTGAAAGCGACGCTCGCGGAAGTCGCCGGTACGGAGCGCGAACGTCCCGTGATGCTGCGGGCGGATGCGCGCACGCCCTATCAGGCGGTGGTGACGGTGTATGACGCGCTCGGCCAGCTCGGCTTCCGCAGGATCATGACCGCCACTGCGTCGCCGGAAGCGGATGCCGCCGGCGAGGACGTTCGTCGGTGA